The Linepithema humile isolate Giens D197 chromosome 7, Lhum_UNIL_v1.0, whole genome shotgun sequence genome has a window encoding:
- the Sfxn2 gene encoding sideroflexin-2, with translation MASERLDLDKPLWDLNTFVGRWKYFAWMTDFRTCVVRESELIAAKNLCEQYRLGKEPADTTREQIIYAKKLYESAFHPDTGDLQNVFGRMSFQVPGGMAITGAMLQFYRTTQAVVFWQWVNQSFNALVNYTNRNANSPVTTNQLGVAYISATVAAMITAIGCKSFWEKRASPLMARYVPFAAVAAANCANIPLMRQNEINNGVDLIDEDGKKLTKSKLAAVKGISQVVISRIVMCAPGMLILPPIMERLEKYAWMQRIRPLHGPMQIMMCGVSLSFMVPTACALFPQNCSIKATTLQRWEPENYELLKKNCEDGKLPTYLYFNKGL, from the exons ATGGCGAGTGAGAGACTGGACCTGGACAAGCCTTTGTGGGATCTTAACACCTTCGTCGGAAGATGGAAGTATTTCGCGTGGATGACCGACTTCCGTACCTGCGTCGTGCGCGAATCGGAGTTGATAGCTGCCAAAAATTTATGCGAGCAATATAG ACTTGGAAAGGAGCCAGCCGATACGACCAGGGAGCAAATTATCTATGCGAAGAAGCTATATGAGTCGGCCTTTCATCCTGACACCGGCGACCTGCAAAACGTCTTCGGCAGAATGTCTTTTCAGGTGCCGGGAGGAATGGCTATCACTGGTGCAATGCTTCAATTTTACAG GACAACGCAAGCGGTAGTTTTCTGGCAATGGGTCAACCAGTCTTTTAACGCGCTCGTCAATTATACGAACAGAAACGCAAATAGTCCTGTAACCACCAATCAGCTTGGCGTAGCGTATATTAGCGCTACCGTTGCAGCGATGATAACAGCGATAGGATGTAAATCATTTTGGGAAAAGCGCGCGAGTCCTCTCATGGCT aGGTACGTCCCGTTCGCCGCAGTGGCAGCCGCTAATTGCGCTAATATCCCTCTAATGAGGCAGAACGAAATCAATAATGGCGTGGATCTCATTGACGAAGACGGCAAAAAACTTACAAAATCGAAG cttgCGGCTGTGAAAGGCATCAGTCAAGTAGTCATTTCGAGAATCGTCATGTGTGCACCCGGCATGC TTATCTTACCGCCCATAATGGAAAGGTTGGAAAAATACGCGTGGATGCAACGAATTAGACCTTTGCACGGGCCGATGCAAATAATGATGTGCGGTGTTTC GTTGTCGTTCATGGTGCCGACGGCGTGCGCATTGTTCCCGCAAAATtg CTCCATCAAGGCGACCACTCTGCAGCGCTGGGAACCAGAAAATTACGAGTTGTTGAAGAAAAACTGCGAAGACGGCAAACTGCCgacatatttgtattttaacaaGGGATTATAA
- the LOC105675739 gene encoding sideroflexin-2-like isoform X2: MVKGNPGSKSEDRIDVDKPLWNQNTYFGRWMHYAFITDCRTILVPESKLWEAKKLCEDYKSAFSVITCQLINQSFNAFVNYTNRNAMSDETEDTNVIQQAFIFATTASCAAALGFRKVFAGRGTLFARFVPFCAVATGNIVNLPIMRQREIARGVPIFAKNGDEGCIMKSQVAAVKGISECIITRIIMAAPGMLMIPVITQRMRAYCFYQARPWITFPFELGLLTLCLLVMIPSALAIYPQENSMKPKWLKIYPEEYKIFRERMGKRKHPDKVYYNKGL; encoded by the exons ATGGTGAAAGGTAATCCTGGAAGTAAGTCTGAAGACAGAATCGATGTCGACAAACCACTTTGGAACCAAAACACGTATTTTGGAAGATGGATGCATTACGCTTTCATCACCGACTGTCGCACAATACTTGTGCCGGAGAGCAAATTGTGGGAAGCGAAAAAGCTCTGCGAGGATTATAA atctGCCTTCAGTGTGATTACATGTCAATTGATTAATCAAAGCTTCAACGCGTTTGTCAATTACACCAATCGAAACGCGATGAGCGACGAAACAGAGGATACCAATGTAATCCAGCAAGCCTTCATATTCGCCACCACAGCGAGTTGCGCGGCTGCTTTGGGTTTCAGGAAAGTCTTTGCAGGCAGAGGAACCCTTTTTGca AGGTTTGTTCCGTTCTGTGCAGTGGCCACCGGTAACATTGTAAATCTTCCCATCATGAGGCAACGGGAGATCGCACGCGGTGTTCCTATATTCGCCAAGAACGGCGATGAAGGGTGCATTATGAAGTCGCAGGTGGCTGCCGTCAAAGGTATCTCCGAATGCATCATCACCAGGATAATAATGGCTGCGCCAGGAATGCTAATGATTCCAGTCATCACACAACGGATGCGAGCGTATTGCTTCTACCAAGCCCGTCCGTGGATCACTTTTCCTTTCGAGCTCGGCTTGTTAACGCTctg TTTGTTGGTCATGATTCCTTCGGCGCTCGCCATTTATCCGCAGGAAAA TTCAATGAAACCAAAATGGTTGAAGATATATCcagaagaatataaaatatttcgagagAGAATGGGCAAACGTAAACATCCagataaagtttattataacaaaGGATTGTag
- the LOC105675739 gene encoding sideroflexin-2-like isoform X1 encodes MVKGNPGSKSEDRIDVDKPLWNQNTYFGRWMHYAFITDCRTILVPESKLWEAKKLCEDYKLGKEPEGLQRKDIIYAKKLKDSAFHPDNDELMHVVGRMSFQLPGCIALTAAMLTFYKSAFSVITCQLINQSFNAFVNYTNRNAMSDETEDTNVIQQAFIFATTASCAAALGFRKVFAGRGTLFARFVPFCAVATGNIVNLPIMRQREIARGVPIFAKNGDEGCIMKSQVAAVKGISECIITRIIMAAPGMLMIPVITQRMRAYCFYQARPWITFPFELGLLTLCLLVMIPSALAIYPQENSMKPKWLKIYPEEYKIFRERMGKRKHPDKVYYNKGL; translated from the exons ATGGTGAAAGGTAATCCTGGAAGTAAGTCTGAAGACAGAATCGATGTCGACAAACCACTTTGGAACCAAAACACGTATTTTGGAAGATGGATGCATTACGCTTTCATCACCGACTGTCGCACAATACTTGTGCCGGAGAGCAAATTGTGGGAAGCGAAAAAGCTCTGCGAGGATTATAA ACTAGGAAAAGAGCCGGAGGGCTTGCAGAGAAAGGACATAATCTATGCTAAGAAACTGAAAGATAGTGCCTTCCATCCCGACAATGACGAGCTCATGCATGTTGTTGGCAGAATGTCCTTTCAGCTACCTGGTTGCATTGCTCTTACTGCAGCCATGTTGACTTTTTACAA atctGCCTTCAGTGTGATTACATGTCAATTGATTAATCAAAGCTTCAACGCGTTTGTCAATTACACCAATCGAAACGCGATGAGCGACGAAACAGAGGATACCAATGTAATCCAGCAAGCCTTCATATTCGCCACCACAGCGAGTTGCGCGGCTGCTTTGGGTTTCAGGAAAGTCTTTGCAGGCAGAGGAACCCTTTTTGca AGGTTTGTTCCGTTCTGTGCAGTGGCCACCGGTAACATTGTAAATCTTCCCATCATGAGGCAACGGGAGATCGCACGCGGTGTTCCTATATTCGCCAAGAACGGCGATGAAGGGTGCATTATGAAGTCGCAGGTGGCTGCCGTCAAAGGTATCTCCGAATGCATCATCACCAGGATAATAATGGCTGCGCCAGGAATGCTAATGATTCCAGTCATCACACAACGGATGCGAGCGTATTGCTTCTACCAAGCCCGTCCGTGGATCACTTTTCCTTTCGAGCTCGGCTTGTTAACGCTctg TTTGTTGGTCATGATTCCTTCGGCGCTCGCCATTTATCCGCAGGAAAA TTCAATGAAACCAAAATGGTTGAAGATATATCcagaagaatataaaatatttcgagagAGAATGGGCAAACGTAAACATCCagataaagtttattataacaaaGGATTGTag